In Clostridia bacterium, the DNA window TAAAGCCAAGAAGTTAAATGGCTTTATAGTTAAAGAGAAGGGCTATAAAGTCATATACGGTGTTTTTGTCAGCCAGGATGAGGCAGACAAAGTGCAGGACAGTATAGCAGTAAAAGTAAAAGGCAGCATAGTTGAGACCAGACTCCCAGGCTACAGCTTAAAATATAATGAGACGGACAATACATTTATACAGCTGGTACAGGCAACAGACAAGCTTATCTGGGAGACTGCGAAGTCAAAGTCCATGATTAGCCAGGAAATCGCTTTAAAGTCGAATGTCGATCTTGCGCCTGCGCTTGAAGAAATCTCAAAGGGTGAGGTTAAGCTGGAGAAATACCTGGGCTATGCGGAAAATATAAATGTGTCCAAGGAGCAGATGGTTTTCAGGGAAAATTTCGTAATACTGCTGAAAGAGGTGCTTGCTCACAAGCTTGACAATGAGAAGGATTATTATAGAATTCAGGATGGTATGATGAACCAGCTTGAAGCGTACAAAAAATTTATAGGAAAGCTTTTGATATAGCGAGATTGGAAAGTAAAAGGGGGTATATTCATGAAAATATGCGACGTTAGCAACATATTGAACGCAGAGGTGTTGTGTGGAGATAAGAATTTGAACAAGGAGGTTTCCTATGCCTTCGGTTCTGATCTTATGAGCGACGTTCTGGCTTTTGTAAAAGGAAAGACGATTCTCCTTACCGGACTTACCAACCAGCAGGTGGTAAGAACAGCTGAAATGGCTGATTTAAGCGCCATAGTTTTTGTCAGGGGGAAAAAACCTGAAGAGGATATTATAAGTCTGGCTTGCGAGAATGAGATTGTGCTTCTCTCGACCAGGGATACTTTGTATACGGCTTCAGGAAAGCTATACAGCAACGGGCTTGAAGGAGTAAGCATAGGCCTGTAGGGGACTGCACCCTCGCGGTTCTGTTTTGGTTAGATGCCCTCGTTGTACTGTTTGTAATTTATAGAGTCAATTTATGGAGGAAATACTAATGCAAGATATAAATTATGCATTTACTGTTGAAAAAGATGATTTTGTCAGAGCAGGAGAAGCATCCAGCAATATAAAAAAGATTTTGAGACAGTTGGGGATTGATTCTGCTGTCATAAGAAATATATCTATTGCTACTTATGAAGCAGAGATGAATATTGTAATTCACTCCATGGGCGGTCATATTGAACTGGAGATCACCCCGGGGTTTATAAAAATAACAGCAAGTGATAGAGGTCCTGGCATAGCTAATGTTGAACTCGCTATGCAGGAGGGTTATTCAACAGCTACAGATAAAATCAGGGAAATGGGCTTCGGAGCTGGTATGGGTTTGCCAAATATGAAAAAATGCTCCGATAGATTTAGTGTGGATTCTTCTGCAGGAAAAGGTACGGTAATTTCTATGGAAGTTGATTTGAAAGCAGGTGATTGAAATGGGAGGGAAGTACTTTCACTCGGTTGTGCTGAATGATGACAGATGTGTCGGCTGTACAAGCTGTCTAAAAATATGTCCAACTGAAGCAATAAGGCTGAGAGAGGGAAAGGCTCGGATAATAGGCGAAAAATGCATTGACTGCGGCGAATGTATTAGAATATGCCCCAACCATGCTAAGAATGCAGTCACAGATACTCTTGACATCATGAAAAGGTACAAATACACTATTGCTATACCTTCTCTGGTGCTTTACGGGCAATTTCCCGGGAATGTCGGAATAAATGAGATGCTGGCAGCAATAAGGAAAATAGGGTTTGACGAGATATACGAAGCATCGGTTGGCACGGAGATAATAACCAATGTATTAAAAAACCACATACTTAAGAATCCGGACAAGAAGAGACCGATAATAAATGCTACCTGTCCCGCAATACTTAGGCTTATACAGATCAGGTTCCCTGAGCTGCTGCCTAATGTGGCCGATATAGAAACTCCTATGGAGATAGCAGCGCGGTTGGCAAAGATAGAAGCTGTAAAAAAGACTGGCTTGTCCATAGCTGAGATAGGAGTTGTTTTCATTTCACCATGTACTGCAAGGATGACAAGTGTGACAAATCCATTGGGCATTAAGAATTCTTATATCGATGGGGTATTGTCAATGAAGGCGGTTTACGGTGAAATATTGCGGAATATTAGCAGCAGCAAAGCTGAAGATATTACCAGAAGTAGCAAGGAGTCACTGCTCTGGCCTTTAGTTGGAGGTCAGGGGGAACCGCTGGGAATAGAGAATTATCTTGCTGTTGATGGGATACATGAGGTTATCAAGGTGTTGGAAGAAATTGAGATGGATAAGCTGGACGGACTGGAGTTCTTTGAGGGCATGGCTTGTATAGGAGGGTGTGTAGGCGGACCGCTTACCATTGAGAACCCCCATATTGCCAAAAACCGTATGAAGGCACTGTCAAAAGGGCTATCGAGCTCGAATACCTGTGAAGAAGAGATAAAAGCACAAATAGAAATGTATAAGGATGGTTTGATAAGGCTTACAGAAAAAATTGAGCCTAGAGCAATAATGCGTCTGGATGACGATATTTCCAAGTCAATGAGAAAAATGGAAATGATAAAGGAAATATTAAAATACCTGCCAGGTATTGATTGCGGCGTTTGCGGAGCACCAACCTGCAGGGCTTTTGCAGAAGATATTGTAAAGGGTGAGAATCAAAAGGCCATTTGCATAGTTAAGACAATGGAAAGCTTCAAAAATAAGTAAAAGATAAATTAGCAGGAGGTTTAGATATGATAATAAGAGAATGCAGTGAGAAAATGGGATTAAAGCTGTTGGCCGGAACTAACGGCATAGATAAGGAATTGGGAGGAGCTTATATTTGTGATCTATTAAGCTGGGTCATGGCCCATGGCAAGAAGAATGATGCATGGATAACTGTTCAAACTCACTCAAACATAATAGCAGTGGCAGCATTGTTGGAGCTGGGCTGTATTATTGTACCGGAAGGCATAGAGGTTGAAGAGGATACTTTACGTAAGGCTGAGGAAGAGAACATTGCAGTTTTTCAATCAAATCTGAGCGCTTACGAGCTTGCAAAAGAACTTTACAAGATGGGAATTGAATAGCATGGAATTTGCGGTGGATTTTCACATACACACGGCATTATCACCGTGTGGTGATGAGGACATGACACCAAGTAATATAGTGAATATGGCTCTTCTAAAAGGACTCGATATTATAGCCGTTACGGATCACAACTCCTGCGGCAATCTTCCGGCAGTTATGGAAGTGGCAAGAGAAAACGGGCTGATGGTTATCCCGGGGATGGAAGTCCAGACAAAGGAAGAAGTCCACGTAGTCTGCCTTTTCAAAAAAATAGAGGGAGCTTTAAAATTTGCTGAGATAGTATATAATTCCTTGCCAGATATAAAGAATAATGAGGAAGTGTTTGGGCGCCAACTGCTTTTCAATGCAAGAGATGAAATAGTTGGAAAAGAAGAGAGACTTCTGCTGTCTTCGGTCGCTCTTTCGGTCAATGACGTTTTTATATTGGTCAGAGGACTTGGAGGAATTTGTATTCCAGCTCATGTGGACAGACCAAGTTTTAGTATTATTGCAAATCTTGGCTTCATCCCTGCCAATCTCAAAGTAAAAACAATAGAGATATCAAAAAAGTTCACTCCAGAAGCTGCTTTTAAAAAATACCCATTCTTAAGTAAGTTCAATTATATAGTATCCTCTGATGCTCATTATCTGGAAGATATAAGTGAGAGAGAATTCTTTATCGAGCTGGATTGCCTGAGTATAAGTGAGATTTTTGATAAGCTTGAGGTCAAGGAAGAGGCTATGTAACTATTTAATTTGCTCAATTTTTAATAAAATATGCGAAAAAATAAAAAAAATTCAAAATAATTGTTAAAAAATTATCTAGTTTGTGTTACAATATTGGAGGGCATAAATTGACAAATTTATATCAATCGAAATTAATAATTTCCAATTCTAAATATTTGAAGGAGGGAACTCTTTAATGTCTGACGCTGCAATGAAAGAAAAGATGGAGAAACTGGAGCATGTACTTATAGAGCACAAGGATCAGCAAGGTGCTTTAATGCCAGTTCTTCATGAAACTCAGGAATTATTCGGGTATATTCCTGAAGAAGCACAGAAGAGAATCTCAGAGGTATTGAACGTCTCATTGGCTGAAATATATGGCGTAGCCACTTTTTATTCAAGGTTTACCTTGAAGCCAAGAGGTAAGAACACAGTAAGTGTGTGCCTTGGAACAGCATGCTATGTTAAAAACGCACAAGGAATACTGGATAAGCTCAAAGAAGAGCTTAAAGTAGCGGCTGGAGAAACAACAGGAGATGGAATATTCACACTTGAGGCAACCAGATGTCTTGGCTGCTGCGGACTTGCTCCGGTAATGATGATAAATGAAGAAGTATATGGCAAATTAGTACCTGAAGATATTCCAGACATATTGAAGAAGTATCAATAGTATTTACTTATGAAAGATTTATCGCTGCATATTCTGGACTTGTCCCAAAATTCAGTTTCAGCAGGGGCTAGTCTTGTGAAAATTACTATTCATGAAGATATAGAAATGAATAAACTTACTATATATATAGAAGACAACGGAGCAGGCATGGATAAAGATTTTCTAGAAAGGGTCAAAGATCCCTTTGTTACTACGAGGACCACCAGAAAAGTCGGTCTTGGCATACCGCTTATGCTGGCGTCTTGCACTAGATGTGAGGGAGACCTTGTGATTGAATCACAGAAAAATGTTGGAACCAAGCTTACAGCCACATTTAAGCACAGCCATATTGACAGAGCTCCCATGGGCGACATGTCTGAAACCATGTTGAGCCTTGTCCTCGCAGGCAATGATAGTAGTAAAGCTGTTGATTTTGTATATAGGCATATTATAGGCCATAGGGATTTTTGCTTTGATACAAGAGAGATAAGGACTGCGTTGGGTAATGATGTGCAGCTTTGTGAACCTGACGTTCTGATGTGGATAAAGGATTATATTAATGAAGGTTTAGTGAATTTACGCGGAGGTGTGTAAAATGAAAACAATTCAGGAATTAGAAGCGATTAGAAAGAAAACCCTTGACACAATCAATGTTAGAAAGGATAGATCTGGCACTAGAGTAGTGGTAGGGATGGCAACCTGCGGCATAGCTGCAGGAGCAAGACCAGTGCTTCTTTCGATAATGGATGAAGTAAAGAAATACGATTTGGCGGATGTAGTTGTTGCACAGACAGGCTGTATAGGCATGTGCAGGCTGGAGCCTATTGTAGAGGTATACAAACCCGGAGAAGATAAGGTAACTTATATAAAAGTTAATGCTGCAAAGGCCATAAGAATTGTAAACGAACATATTATTCAAGGCAAGGTTGTCGATGAATATACAATCGGAGTCGGAGATAAATAGGCGAAGGCTTGCAGAACAGAAAGCAATTACAGTAATCTGTTAGGAGGTAAATAAATGGAAATGTATCGTTCCCATGTCATGATTTGCAGAGGTACTGGCTGTACTTCAACAAATTCGGAACAAATTGCAAAGAACTTTGAAGAAGAAATTAAGAAGCATGGTCTGGATGGTGAAGTTGTCGTAGAAAGGACTGGCTGCTTTGGACTTTGTGCCCTTGGACCAGTAGTAATAATATATCCTGAAGCTTCTTTTTACAGTATGGTTAAGCCTGAGGATGTTGAGGAAATTGTAAAAGAGCACCTGGTAAAAGGAAGAGTTGTAAAGAGACTGCTTTATGCAGAATCTGTTGAGGGAAACAGAATAAAAGCAATTGAAGAGGTTGACTTCTATAAGAAGCAGGTCAGAGTTGCTTTAAGAAACTGTGGTATTATAAATCCTGAGAATATAGATGAATATATAGCTTTTGACGGCTACAAAGCTCTTGCCAAGGTACTTACAGAGATGACGCCGGCAGAAGTAGTAGATACAGTGAAGAAATCAGGACTTAGAGGAAGAGGCGGCGCAGGATTCCCTACCGGTATGAAATGGGATTTCGCTGCAAAGTCACAGAACGATCAGAAATATGTTCTGTGTAATGCGGACGAAGGAGATCCGGGAGCATTCATGGACAGAAGCGTGCTTGAAGGAGACCCGCATTCAGTGTTGGAAGCAATGACTATTGCAGGCTATGCAATAGGTGCCAATCAGGGATATATTTATTGCAGAGCGGAATATCCAATAGCTGTTAAACGTCTTGCAATAGCAATAGGGCAGGCTAGGGAATATGGACTTCTAGGTGAAAACATAATGGGAACAGGCTTCAAATTTGACCTTGAAATAAGACTTGGAGCTGGAGCCTTCGTATGCGGAGAGGAAACCGCTCTGATAGCTTCGATTGAGGGGCAGAGAGGTATGCCAAGACCAAGACCTCCGTTCCCGGCAGTAAAAGGATTGTTTGGAAAGCCAACAATACTGAATAATGTAGAAACCTATGCAAACATAGCTCCAATATTCAATAAAGGTCCGGAATGGTTTGCCAGTATGGGAACTGAAAAGTCAAAGGGTACAAAAGTATTTGCACTTGGCGGCAAGATAAACAACACAGGACTTGTTGAAATCCCGATGGGAACAACCATGAGGGAAGTTATATATGAAATAGGGGGAGGCTGTCCAAACGGCAAGAAATACAAAGCTGCTCAGACAGGTGGGCCTTCAGGCGGCTGCATACCTGCAAGCGAGCTTGATGTAGCTATAGATTATGAGAACCTTATTGCGCTCGGTTCCATGATGGGTTCCGGAGGACTCATAGTTATGGATGAAGACAACTGTATGGTTGACATAGCAAGGTTCTTCCTAGACTTCACAGTTGACGAATCCTGCGGTAAGTGTACTCCATGCCGTGAAGGTACAAAAAGAATGCTCGAAATATTGGAAAGAATCACAGAAGGCAAGGGCGAAGCTGGCGATATTGAGAAGCTCGAAACACTTGCAAAGAATATTAAAAACTCGGCTCTGTGCGGGCTTGGGCAAACAGCGCCAAACCCAGTGCTTTCTACATTGAGATATTTCAGGGATGAGTATGAGGCACACATAAATGAAAAGAGATGTCCGGCAGGAGTATGCCAAGCGCTTCTAAACTATACAATACTGGAAGATAAATGCAAGGGCTGCGGAATATGTGCAAAGCAGTGTCCGACATCCTGCATCTCAGGACAGCCAAAGAGCGCTTATAGCATAGATTCCAGCAAATGTGCAAAATGCGGGGTTTGCCTGCAGAAGTGCCCATTCAAGGCGATTATAAAGAAATAATTATAAATAAAAGGCCGGCTCAGTTGAAAACACTGAGTCGGCCTTTTACATCTATATCGAGGACCAGGCATTCATTGGATTTTTCACGACAGATTTCCTTTGACTTTTCGACCAGTTTTGTTATATTATAATATGTCTGCTGTGCACCTTTCGCAAGGAGGGGAACTCCGATAAAGTTAATATGGAGACCTCTGGAAAAAAAACCGCCCATAGTCATTAAAGGGGGTACGGTAGGTGAGCAGTTTATAAATAAAAAGTGCTCGTCTATACCATTATCCTTGCACAAAGCGATTGCCAAATTACGCATTGCAGGCACCAAAGCTCTTGAAGTACCTCGTCCTATGGTATATACACAATTACCTTCATCGTCGACCCCGTGGAATATAAGGCGGCCCATATCACTATAGGTCAGCCTGTTGAAGTGTTCTATACCTAATATTTCTTGTTTTGTAGGAATTCTGTCCATGGGCAGCTTTTTTAGATGTATAGCGGAGGCAAGTATCGAGGAATGCGTCCCTCCATAACAGTTATAAATAATTACCATACGATGTATTCACCTCAATAATATTATTGGCAGATTGAGAAATAATATATGCACCAGAGCTTATTAACATCAAAGTTTTCAGGCTATCATCAAATTATGATATATGTGTAATGCTTGAAAATGTTGGCATTTGCCCATTTGTGTTAAAATATTATCTAGTAAATTAAAATTATTCCAAAAGGATTTTGTATACAAGCGTCGAATAGATACTAATTGTGAGTTTACACGGTCTCAATTTCTACACTTAAAATATTTATATAAATTAAGGGGTGAGCTAATTGGATATAAGAACATTGACGTTTAAGGGCGGAACTCATCCACCACACAGTAAAAAAGCTACTGAAAATCTGGCAATTGAAAGAGCAAATGAACCTAAAGTTGTTGTAATTCCTATGCAGCAGCATATAGGTGCTCCATGCGACCCTATTGTGCAGATTGGTGATGAGGTAAAGGTAGGGCAGAAGATAGGAGAAGCTAAAGGCTTTGTATCAGTTCCGGTACACTCTAGTGTATCAGGAAAGGTTGTGGCTGTGGAGCCAAGACTTTATTCAGGAGGAATGGCTGTTCCATGTGTTGTTATTGAATCTGACATGCAGAATACCGTTTCGGCTGAAGTTACTCCTAAGGGAGACCTTTCAAAGCTTTCAGCAGAGGATGTAAAAAACATAATAAAAGAAGCTGGTATAGTAGGAATGGGAGGCGCGACCTTCCCGACTCATGTGAAGCTGGCTCCGCCACCTGATAAAAAGGTGGATACAGTAATTTTAAACGGTGCTGAATGTGAACCGTACCTGACTTCAGACCACAGGCTGATGCTTGAATACCCGGATGATGTTGTATTCGGATTACAGGCGCTTATGAAAGCATTGGGAGTGAAAAAAGGGTATATTGGTATTGAGACAAACAAACCCGATGCGATAGAAAAAGTCTATGAAGCAGCTAAAGGAATTGAAGGTATTGAAGTAGTTGCATTAAAAACAAAATATCCACAAGGTGCTGAAAAACAGCTTATTTTTGCATGCACAAAGCGCGAAGTTCCATCAGGCGGGCTGCCTGCAGATGCGGGAGTCGTCGTCAACAATGTCGGAACAGCTGCTGCTGTGGCTCAAGCAATAAAGACAGGGATGCCTTTGATTGAGAGAATAGTAACTATTACAGGTGCTGGAGTGAATAATCCTAAGAACCTTTTAGTAAAGATAGGAACGTCTTTCAGGGAGGTAATAGACCAATGTGGAGGACTTAAGGGCAATATAGGGAAGATTATTGCAGGCGGACCTATGATGGGTATAACCCAATTCTCATTGGATATACCGGCAATAAAAGGCACATCAGGAATTCTCGTGCTTTCTGAAGAGGAAGCAAGGCTGCCTGAGCCTTCAAATTGCATAAGGTGTGGAAAGTGTGTAGAAACATGTCCAATAAATTTAATGCCTGTAAATATCAGTGCATGCTCGCTCGCAAACAAGCATGAGCAGGCTGAGGCATTAAATGCAATGGATTGTATAGAATGTGGATCGTGTTCTTTTGTATGCCCTGCCAAAAGACCGCTTGTTGATTCTATAAGGGTATCAAAACGCGAGATACTGGCTAGGCGCAAAAAAGCCCAGTCTAAGTGATGGGAGGGAAAAGCATGGAAAATACTAGATATTTGGTATCTTCATCGCCGCATATCAGATCTGGGGAAAGTACCCAGAGGATAATGCTGGATGTAATAATTGCACTTATGCCCGCGCTTTTTGCCGGGATATTATACTTTGGGTTCGGAGCACTGACCCTTACAGTTACTGCTGTTGCGTTTGCCGTGGCTACTGAAGCTGTTATGCAGAAGATAATGGGCAAGCCCATTACAATAAATGACTTAAGTGCTGTAGTTACAGGAATGCTTATTGCTTTCAACGTACCGGTTACACTTCCTCTTTGGATAGTAGCTGTTGGATCGGTATTTGCAATCTCAGTCGCAAAACAGTGCTTTGGCGGATTGGGTTTCAACTTTATAAACCCTGCATTGGCAGCGAGAGCTATGCTTCTGGCTTCATGGCCGGTGAGAATGACTACCTGGGTTGCGCCTGGACCAGATGCTGTTTCAACAGCAACACCACTTGCTATCATAAAGGGTGGAGAAGCGGCAGGACAGGCATTGCCAAATGTCATGAATCTCTTTTTGGGCAATGTAGGTGGATGTATAGGTGAGACATCAGCACTTGCACTTATAATTGGCGGAGCTTATCTGTTGTATAGGGGAGTAATAAGCCACAGAATACCTGTTGCTTTTATAGGAACGGTAGCGGTACTTTCATTCCTCTTCGGAGGCTTTGATCCCTTTGCTATGATTTATCATGTATTTGCAGGAGGACTTTTCCTCGGTGCAATATTTATGGCTACAGACTACTCATCATCTCCAATGTCTGCAAGAGGTCAGATAATTTTCGGCGTAGGCTGCGGTATCTTAACTTCGGTTATAAGATTCTATGGAGGCTATCCGGAGGGCGTTTCCTATTCAATACTTCTGATGAACCTTGCAACTCCTCTTATTGATAAGTATACAATGCCCAAGAAATTCGGGGAGGTGAAGAAAAGTGCGTGATTATATTAGATTGGCCGGTGTCTTGTTGCTAGTATGTGCTATTGCTGCTGCAGGTCTAGGTTATACAAATGCAGTAACCTATGAAAAGATACAGGAACAGCTTGTAATTGCAAGCGATGAAGCAAGAAAGACAGTACTTCCCGGAGCGGATGCATTTGAGAAGCTGGATGATAGCACTTTTTCCGCTTTGAAATCCAATGATAAATATAAATTCGTAACAGAAATATATACAGCAAAGGCTGGAGGAAGTATTATAGGCTATGCTGTCAAAGTGGCTCCTAAGGGTTATGCCGGAGCAATAGATGTAGTTGTTGGTGTTACTGCAGATGGCAGTGTACAGGGAATTAAAGTCGGAAACAACAATGAGACTCCAGGACTTGGGAAAAATGCAGCAACTCCGAAGTTCCAGGATCAGTTCGGCGGTAAGACCTGGGGCAATCCAATCAACGTTATAAAGAGCGGTACTCCAAAGGATAATGAAATTGCTGCATTGGCAGGTGCGACAATCACATCAAGGGCAATTGCGGACGGAGTTAACCAGGCCCTTGAAGCGGCAAAGGAATTATCAGGTAAGTAATAAGGTGTTTCGCAGAAAACAATTATAAATTCAAACAAATTCTGCGAAACGGTTACATTGATTGTTATTGAATTCGCACTATACCCATTATGGATACTTGTGTGCGTTCAATATCCGAGAAAATTTGGAGGTGAAAATAATGAATCTTTGGAAGGATTTCAGTAATGGACTCTTAAAAGAGAATCCTACATTCAGGTTGGTCCTTGGAACCTGTCCTACCCTTGCTGTTACTACTGCTGTGTTTAATGGTATTGGTATGGGAATAGCAGCAGCTGCGGTTCTTATAGGCTCAAACCTTATAATATCACTTATAAAAAAGATAGTGCCAAATGAGGTTAGAATTCCGATATATGTTGTAGTTATTGCTACATTTACTACAGTAGTTCAGATGCTTATACAGGCGTTTTCGCCGGAG includes these proteins:
- a CDS encoding ATP-binding protein, which encodes MQDINYAFTVEKDDFVRAGEASSNIKKILRQLGIDSAVIRNISIATYEAEMNIVIHSMGGHIELEITPGFIKITASDRGPGIANVELAMQEGYSTATDKIREMGFGAGMGLPNMKKCSDRFSVDSSAGKGTVISMEVDLKAGD
- a CDS encoding RnfABCDGE type electron transport complex subunit D gives rise to the protein MENTRYLVSSSPHIRSGESTQRIMLDVIIALMPALFAGILYFGFGALTLTVTAVAFAVATEAVMQKIMGKPITINDLSAVVTGMLIAFNVPVTLPLWIVAVGSVFAISVAKQCFGGLGFNFINPALAARAMLLASWPVRMTTWVAPGPDAVSTATPLAIIKGGEAAGQALPNVMNLFLGNVGGCIGETSALALIIGGAYLLYRGVISHRIPVAFIGTVAVLSFLFGGFDPFAMIYHVFAGGLFLGAIFMATDYSSSPMSARGQIIFGVGCGILTSVIRFYGGYPEGVSYSILLMNLATPLIDKYTMPKKFGEVKKSA
- a CDS encoding DUF3189 family protein produces the protein MVIIYNCYGGTHSSILASAIHLKKLPMDRIPTKQEILGIEHFNRLTYSDMGRLIFHGVDDEGNCVYTIGRGTSRALVPAMRNLAIALCKDNGIDEHFLFINCSPTVPPLMTMGGFFSRGLHINFIGVPLLAKGAQQTYYNITKLVEKSKEICREKSNECLVLDIDVKGRLSVFN
- a CDS encoding ATP-binding protein — its product is MKDLSLHILDLSQNSVSAGASLVKITIHEDIEMNKLTIYIEDNGAGMDKDFLERVKDPFVTTRTTRKVGLGIPLMLASCTRCEGDLVIESQKNVGTKLTATFKHSHIDRAPMGDMSETMLSLVLAGNDSSKAVDFVYRHIIGHRDFCFDTREIRTALGNDVQLCEPDVLMWIKDYINEGLVNLRGGV
- the nuoE gene encoding NADH-quinone oxidoreductase subunit NuoE: MSDAAMKEKMEKLEHVLIEHKDQQGALMPVLHETQELFGYIPEEAQKRISEVLNVSLAEIYGVATFYSRFTLKPRGKNTVSVCLGTACYVKNAQGILDKLKEELKVAAGETTGDGIFTLEATRCLGCCGLAPVMMINEEVYGKLVPEDIPDILKKYQ
- a CDS encoding AraC family transcriptional regulator, which produces MIIRECSEKMGLKLLAGTNGIDKELGGAYICDLLSWVMAHGKKNDAWITVQTHSNIIAVAALLELGCIIVPEGIEVEEDTLRKAEEENIAVFQSNLSAYELAKELYKMGIE
- a CDS encoding [Fe-Fe] hydrogenase large subunit C-terminal domain-containing protein, whose protein sequence is MGGKYFHSVVLNDDRCVGCTSCLKICPTEAIRLREGKARIIGEKCIDCGECIRICPNHAKNAVTDTLDIMKRYKYTIAIPSLVLYGQFPGNVGINEMLAAIRKIGFDEIYEASVGTEIITNVLKNHILKNPDKKRPIINATCPAILRLIQIRFPELLPNVADIETPMEIAARLAKIEAVKKTGLSIAEIGVVFISPCTARMTSVTNPLGIKNSYIDGVLSMKAVYGEILRNISSSKAEDITRSSKESLLWPLVGGQGEPLGIENYLAVDGIHEVIKVLEEIEMDKLDGLEFFEGMACIGGCVGGPLTIENPHIAKNRMKALSKGLSSSNTCEEEIKAQIEMYKDGLIRLTEKIEPRAIMRLDDDISKSMRKMEMIKEILKYLPGIDCGVCGAPTCRAFAEDIVKGENQKAICIVKTMESFKNK
- the nuoF gene encoding NADH-quinone oxidoreductase subunit NuoF, which encodes MEMYRSHVMICRGTGCTSTNSEQIAKNFEEEIKKHGLDGEVVVERTGCFGLCALGPVVIIYPEASFYSMVKPEDVEEIVKEHLVKGRVVKRLLYAESVEGNRIKAIEEVDFYKKQVRVALRNCGIINPENIDEYIAFDGYKALAKVLTEMTPAEVVDTVKKSGLRGRGGAGFPTGMKWDFAAKSQNDQKYVLCNADEGDPGAFMDRSVLEGDPHSVLEAMTIAGYAIGANQGYIYCRAEYPIAVKRLAIAIGQAREYGLLGENIMGTGFKFDLEIRLGAGAFVCGEETALIASIEGQRGMPRPRPPFPAVKGLFGKPTILNNVETYANIAPIFNKGPEWFASMGTEKSKGTKVFALGGKINNTGLVEIPMGTTMREVIYEIGGGCPNGKKYKAAQTGGPSGGCIPASELDVAIDYENLIALGSMMGSGGLIVMDEDNCMVDIARFFLDFTVDESCGKCTPCREGTKRMLEILERITEGKGEAGDIEKLETLAKNIKNSALCGLGQTAPNPVLSTLRYFRDEYEAHINEKRCPAGVCQALLNYTILEDKCKGCGICAKQCPTSCISGQPKSAYSIDSSKCAKCGVCLQKCPFKAIIKK
- a CDS encoding PHP domain-containing protein; the protein is MEFAVDFHIHTALSPCGDEDMTPSNIVNMALLKGLDIIAVTDHNSCGNLPAVMEVARENGLMVIPGMEVQTKEEVHVVCLFKKIEGALKFAEIVYNSLPDIKNNEEVFGRQLLFNARDEIVGKEERLLLSSVALSVNDVFILVRGLGGICIPAHVDRPSFSIIANLGFIPANLKVKTIEISKKFTPEAAFKKYPFLSKFNYIVSSDAHYLEDISEREFFIELDCLSISEIFDKLEVKEEAM
- a CDS encoding RnfABCDGE type electron transport complex subunit G, giving the protein MRDYIRLAGVLLLVCAIAAAGLGYTNAVTYEKIQEQLVIASDEARKTVLPGADAFEKLDDSTFSALKSNDKYKFVTEIYTAKAGGSIIGYAVKVAPKGYAGAIDVVVGVTADGSVQGIKVGNNNETPGLGKNAATPKFQDQFGGKTWGNPINVIKSGTPKDNEIAALAGATITSRAIADGVNQALEAAKELSGK
- a CDS encoding DRTGG domain-containing protein, with translation MKICDVSNILNAEVLCGDKNLNKEVSYAFGSDLMSDVLAFVKGKTILLTGLTNQQVVRTAEMADLSAIVFVRGKKPEEDIISLACENEIVLLSTRDTLYTASGKLYSNGLEGVSIGL
- a CDS encoding (2Fe-2S) ferredoxin domain-containing protein — encoded protein: MKTIQELEAIRKKTLDTINVRKDRSGTRVVVGMATCGIAAGARPVLLSIMDEVKKYDLADVVVAQTGCIGMCRLEPIVEVYKPGEDKVTYIKVNAAKAIRIVNEHIIQGKVVDEYTIGVGDK
- the rsxC gene encoding electron transport complex subunit RsxC is translated as MRTLTFKGGTHPPHSKKATENLAIERANEPKVVVIPMQQHIGAPCDPIVQIGDEVKVGQKIGEAKGFVSVPVHSSVSGKVVAVEPRLYSGGMAVPCVVIESDMQNTVSAEVTPKGDLSKLSAEDVKNIIKEAGIVGMGGATFPTHVKLAPPPDKKVDTVILNGAECEPYLTSDHRLMLEYPDDVVFGLQALMKALGVKKGYIGIETNKPDAIEKVYEAAKGIEGIEVVALKTKYPQGAEKQLIFACTKREVPSGGLPADAGVVVNNVGTAAAVAQAIKTGMPLIERIVTITGAGVNNPKNLLVKIGTSFREVIDQCGGLKGNIGKIIAGGPMMGITQFSLDIPAIKGTSGILVLSEEEARLPEPSNCIRCGKCVETCPINLMPVNISACSLANKHEQAEALNAMDCIECGSCSFVCPAKRPLVDSIRVSKREILARRKKAQSK